Proteins encoded in a region of the Trypanosoma brucei gambiense DAL972 chromosome 4, complete sequence genome:
- a CDS encoding ATP-dependent DNA helicase, putative: MAETNIRAEEVRDLTRVERIGAHSHIRGLGLDDALEARMSSQGMVGQVEARRAAGVVVQMIREGKIAGRCVLLAGGPGTGKTAIAMGMAQALGAETPFTMIAGSEIFSLEMSKTEALTQAFRRSIGVRIKEETEMIEGEVVEISIDRPSVNPAEAKGRTGQLVLKTSDMESTFDLGLKMIESLQREKVQVGDVITIDKATGRVNKLGRSFIRSKDYDAMSANTRFVQTPEGELSKRKEVVHTVTLHEIDVINSRQQGFLALFAGDTGEIKHEVREQIDQRVAEWREEGKGEIIPGVLFIDEVHMLDIECFSWLNRALESPLAPVVVMASNRGIARIRGTQYKAPHGIPIDLLDRMVIITTKPYSEAELSKIIHIRCEEEDVEMDDEAVALLTMLGKSTSLRYVLQLITTASLVAQKRRSSTVSIHDIKKVYSLFIDLRRSVELLQEHEKDFLFGEADRGAEMSYGAQCQNEEEQ, encoded by the coding sequence ATGGCTGAGACAAATATACGTGCAGAAGAGGTACGTGACCTCACGCGGGTGGAGCGCATTGGTGCCCATTCTCATATCCGCGGTCTCGGACTTGACGATGCCCTTGAAGCACGTATGAGCAGTCAGGGAATGGTCGGACAGGTCGAGGCGCGCCGCGCTGCAGGCGTCGTAGTTCAGATGATCCGTGAAGGAAAAATTGCTGGTCGCTGTGTCCTCCTTGCTGGCGGCCCTGGTACGGGTAAAACGGCTATTGCGATGGGAATGGCGCAAGCACTGGGTGCTGAGACGCCTTTTACGATGATCGCTGGAAGTGAAATATTCTCACTGGAGATGTCGAAGACGGAGGCGTTGACGCAGGCATTTCGCCGTAGCATTGGTGTGCGTATTAAGGAAGAGACGGAGATGATAGAGGGCGAGGTCGTGGAGATTTCTATTGATCGACCGTCTGTCAACCCAGCGGAGGCAAAGGGCCGCACAGGGCAACTTGTGTTAAAGACATCCGACATGGAGTCTACCTTTGATCTTGGATTGAAAATGATTGAGAGCCtccaaagggaaaaggtacAGGTGGGTGATGTCATCACTATTGATAAGGCAACAGGTCGTGTTAATAAGCTTGGTCGTAGTTTTATTCGCAGCAAGGACTACGATGCTATGTCTGCGAACACTCGTTTTGTGCAAACCCCTGAGGGTGAGTTatcaaaacgaaaagaagttGTCCACACTGTTACACTGCACGAGATTGACGTGATTAACTCCAGGCAACAGGGATTTCTTGCTCTCTTTGCTGGTGACACGGGCGAGATAAAGCACGAGGTACGTGAGCAGATTGACCAGCGAGTAGCGGAGTGGcgtgaggaagggaagggcgAGATTATTCCCGGTGTTCTTTTTATTGATGAAGTTCACATGTTGGATATCGAATGCTTTTCATGGCTCAACAGGGCTCTTGAGAGCCCACTTGCGCCTGTGGTCGTCATGGCCTCCAACCGTGGTATCGCCCGTATTCGTGGGACACAATACAAAGCCCCTCATGGCATTCCCATCGACCTCCTGGATCGGATGGTCATTATAACGACTAAGCCTTACAGTGAGGCCGAACTAAGCAAGATCATTCATATCAgatgtgaagaagaggacgTGGAGATGGATGATGAGGCGGTTGCGCTCCTCACCATGTTGGGCAAAAGCACGTCCCTGCGTTATGTTCTTCAGCTCATCACGACGGCAAGCCTCGTCGCACAGAAGCGCCGATCTTCAACCGTGTCGATTCATGACATCAAGAAGGTTTACTCCTTATTTATTGATTTGCGCCGTAGCGTGGAACTTCTGCAGGAACATGAAAAAGACTTTCTCTTCGGTGAGGCAGACCGAGGGGCGGAGATGTCTTACGGTGCGCAGTGTCAGAATGAAGAAGAGCAATga